A section of the Leptotrichia buccalis C-1013-b genome encodes:
- the nikC gene encoding nickel transporter permease: MNKLKFMGKNTQLKIFLALAIIVVLIAIFAPFIVPNDPFKQLGPSLLRPSKQYIFGTDQLGRDLFSRVIYGSRYSIFMTLTLMFIIFAVGTILGVLAGYFGGIVDTVIMRLGDMMIAFPGLILAIAIAGLLNPSVKNSIIAIAAVTWTKYARLARSMVLKIKQELYVEAAKITGSRDYSIIFKYIIPNMITTMIVTAVSDMGTLMLEIAALSFLGFGAQPPTPEWGAMLNEGRTTLSRAPWMMMYPGLAIVIVVIIFNMLGDSVRDLVDVKSE, from the coding sequence TTGAACAAATTAAAATTTATGGGAAAAAATACACAACTGAAAATATTTCTAGCACTTGCAATCATTGTGGTATTAATTGCAATTTTTGCACCATTTATAGTACCAAATGATCCTTTTAAACAATTAGGTCCAAGTTTATTGCGACCATCAAAACAGTATATTTTTGGAACAGATCAGCTTGGAAGGGATTTGTTCTCAAGAGTTATATATGGTTCAAGATACTCGATATTCATGACTTTGACTTTGATGTTCATAATTTTTGCTGTAGGAACGATACTGGGAGTGCTTGCAGGATATTTTGGAGGAATTGTTGATACGGTGATAATGAGACTTGGAGATATGATGATTGCATTTCCAGGATTAATTCTTGCCATAGCGATAGCTGGACTTTTAAATCCGAGTGTGAAAAATTCAATTATAGCAATAGCGGCAGTTACTTGGACAAAATACGCAAGGCTTGCAAGAAGTATGGTTCTTAAAATAAAACAGGAACTGTATGTGGAAGCGGCAAAAATAACAGGAAGCAGGGATTACTCAATAATATTTAAATATATAATTCCAAATATGATTACAACGATGATAGTAACAGCGGTTTCAGATATGGGAACATTAATGCTGGAAATAGCGGCACTTTCATTCTTAGGATTTGGAGCACAGCCTCCGACACCAGAATGGGGAGCAATGCTTAACGAAGGAAGAACAACACTTAGTAGAGCTCCTTGGATGATGATGTATCCAGGGCTAGCAATAGTAATTGTTGTAATTATATTCAATATGCTGGGAGATTCGGTAAGAGATTTAGTTGATGTGAAAAGTGAATAA
- a CDS encoding ABC transporter permease — MEVTKIKGNNKNIIFLIIILVILSIVSLLTGVQKFTLENLLLGKETQLLIISRIPRLVSILVTGASLGIAGIIVQTISSNKFVSPSTIGTMDWAKFGIMISLIFLGDKSTLLKMTVAFIFALFGTMLFMKVLSKMKIKNVVMIPLIGIMLGNVVNSITGFVAYKFDLIQNIGSWMQGNFALVVKGRYELIYIGIPFLVLAYIYTDKFTIVGIGKDFSANLGLNREKITFIGLIIVSVITASIVVTIGTIPYVGLIIPNIVSIYKGDNMKKSLPDTAILGALFVLICDIAGRIVMYPYEVSISVIMSIVGSLIFLILIFRRYKYAN, encoded by the coding sequence ATGGAGGTGACAAAAATAAAAGGAAATAATAAAAATATTATTTTTTTAATAATAATTTTAGTAATACTTTCAATTGTTTCATTATTGACAGGAGTCCAGAAATTTACTCTTGAAAACTTACTTTTGGGAAAAGAAACACAACTTCTTATAATAAGCAGAATTCCTAGACTAGTCAGTATTCTTGTTACAGGAGCAAGCCTTGGAATAGCGGGAATAATTGTTCAGACGATAAGTAGCAATAAATTTGTATCTCCCTCGACAATAGGAACTATGGACTGGGCAAAGTTTGGGATAATGATTTCCCTTATATTTTTGGGAGATAAGTCAACTCTTTTAAAAATGACAGTTGCTTTTATATTTGCACTTTTTGGAACTATGCTTTTTATGAAGGTTTTGAGCAAAATGAAAATAAAAAATGTTGTAATGATACCATTAATTGGGATAATGCTTGGAAATGTAGTAAATTCAATTACAGGCTTTGTGGCTTATAAATTTGACTTAATTCAGAATATAGGCTCGTGGATGCAAGGGAATTTTGCTTTAGTTGTAAAAGGAAGGTATGAATTGATTTATATTGGAATTCCGTTTTTGGTGCTGGCATATATTTACACGGATAAGTTTACGATTGTAGGAATAGGAAAGGATTTTTCGGCTAATTTAGGGCTAAATCGTGAAAAAATTACATTTATAGGGCTGATAATAGTATCGGTAATAACAGCTTCCATTGTCGTTACAATAGGGACAATTCCTTATGTAGGGCTGATTATTCCAAATATTGTGAGTATTTATAAGGGGGATAACATGAAAAAATCTCTTCCAGATACGGCAATTTTAGGAGCATTATTCGTATTAATCTGTGATATTGCAGGAAGAATTGTGATGTATCCTTATGAAGTGTCTATAAGTGTTATTATGAGCATTGTTGGAAGTTTGATATTCTTGATTCTTATTTTTAGGAGGTATAAATATGCCAATTAA
- a CDS encoding MATE family efflux transporter yields the protein MKKFNFSVDLINDNILKSLLIFSIPILVSNIFQQLYNMADIAIVGHTLGDNSLAAIGASAAIFELIFGFALGIGNGLSMVTARNYGANNKNLLKKSVAGSIVIGIWITVGVMILSRFILMPLLKILHTPENIINEAFEYINIITMFIGVTFSYNLSSGLLRAIGNSFMSLVFLVIASILNIFLDIYFITSLKMGIGGAAIATVIAQAISVILSIIYIYVKEPILIPRKKHFRFDKKLYKELLGQGLSMGFMIAIVLMGTLILQYAINGFGYLIIAGHTSARKLMGFCNIPLTTIALALATFVSQNKGANKVDRIQKGVFYANMMDIIFAIGIIIFVYLFSKNMIHLMSGSESEIVLHNGSTYLKIASPFFTILGILFNLRYALQALGEKLIPLVSSVIEFLGKIIFVIFVVPKLGYFGVMICEPLIWIVMVGQLGIAFYGNGYVKNY from the coding sequence ATGAAAAAATTTAATTTTTCTGTTGATTTGATAAATGATAATATTTTGAAGTCGCTTCTGATTTTTTCGATACCTATACTTGTGTCGAATATTTTTCAGCAGCTTTACAATATGGCGGATATTGCTATTGTAGGGCATACTTTGGGAGATAATTCACTTGCGGCTATTGGGGCTTCGGCGGCTATTTTTGAGCTGATTTTTGGATTTGCGTTAGGAATTGGAAATGGGCTTAGTATGGTTACGGCTAGAAATTATGGAGCGAATAATAAGAATCTTTTGAAAAAGTCTGTGGCTGGCTCAATTGTTATTGGAATTTGGATTACTGTGGGAGTAATGATTTTATCACGGTTTATTCTTATGCCACTGCTAAAAATCTTGCATACGCCTGAAAATATTATAAATGAAGCATTTGAATATATAAACATAATAACAATGTTTATTGGCGTAACTTTTTCCTACAATCTGTCGTCAGGACTTTTACGTGCAATCGGAAACAGCTTTATGTCGCTTGTATTTTTGGTAATTGCCTCAATTTTAAACATTTTTCTTGATATTTATTTCATAACTTCCCTTAAAATGGGAATTGGCGGAGCTGCGATTGCAACAGTTATTGCACAGGCAATTTCAGTTATCTTGAGTATCATCTACATTTACGTAAAAGAACCGATTTTAATTCCTAGAAAAAAACATTTCAGATTTGATAAAAAATTGTACAAGGAACTGCTTGGACAGGGACTTTCTATGGGATTTATGATTGCAATTGTACTTATGGGAACGCTTATTTTACAGTATGCGATAAATGGGTTTGGATACTTGATTATCGCTGGGCATACTTCGGCAAGAAAACTTATGGGATTTTGTAACATTCCGCTAACTACAATAGCACTTGCACTTGCAACTTTCGTTTCCCAAAATAAAGGTGCAAACAAAGTAGATAGAATCCAAAAAGGCGTATTTTACGCCAATATGATGGATATAATTTTTGCAATCGGTATCATAATTTTTGTATATTTATTTTCCAAAAACATGATTCACCTGATGTCAGGCTCCGAATCTGAAATCGTCCTCCACAACGGCTCAACCTACCTAAAAATCGCCTCTCCATTTTTCACGATACTAGGAATCCTCTTTAACTTGCGATACGCTTTACAGGCTCTTGGAGAGAAATTAATCCCTCTTGTTTCCAGCGTAATAGAATTTTTGGGGAAAATAATCTTTGTAATTTTTGTCGTGCCAAAATTGGGTTATTTTGGTGTAATGATTTGCGAGCCGCTGATTTGGATTGTGATGGTGGGGCAACTGGGAATTGCGTTTTATGGGAATGGGTATGTGAAGAATTATTGA
- a CDS encoding RluA family pseudouridine synthase, whose amino-acid sequence MKKFRIEKEHQRMKISQYLREVQNYSGRSLRNVEVFLNGKQVRLTKKLPSHGNLRVVEKKKGTDIKPIKLPLDIIFEDEDILVVNKEPFLLTHPTQKKADFTLANGIVNHFFEKYGEVRVPRFYNRLDMNTSGLIIIAKNSFAQAFLQNFSIFEKKYLAIVNGIIDDKGIARINEELAKDGEKHKIQDLEKENLKSEVEKINFGKVKKYEEIEKIESNLNVENEDSKIAENTNFDNKDNNLNLANKSNFENENLKENKTKIIIERRIFRDGENLERIIDTRGQYAKTAIKVLKVYPEKNVTLVECELFTGRTHQIRVHLKSIGHTIVGDELYGNGLNKELGINRQFLHAYKVKFIHPALKKEIELEIPMFKDMKEFLENK is encoded by the coding sequence ATGAAAAAATTTAGGATTGAAAAGGAACATCAGAGAATGAAAATTTCCCAGTATTTAAGGGAAGTGCAGAATTATTCGGGACGAAGTTTGAGAAATGTGGAAGTTTTTTTGAATGGAAAGCAAGTGAGACTTACCAAAAAATTGCCTTCCCACGGAAATCTGAGAGTTGTGGAAAAGAAGAAAGGTACAGATATTAAACCGATTAAACTGCCACTTGACATTATTTTTGAAGATGAAGATATTTTGGTTGTAAATAAAGAGCCCTTCTTACTGACGCATCCGACACAGAAAAAAGCAGATTTTACGCTAGCAAACGGAATTGTAAATCATTTTTTTGAAAAATATGGTGAAGTTCGAGTGCCACGATTTTACAACAGGTTAGATATGAATACATCTGGGCTGATTATTATTGCAAAAAACAGCTTTGCACAGGCATTTTTACAAAACTTTTCAATATTTGAGAAAAAATATTTAGCGATTGTGAATGGAATTATTGATGATAAGGGAATTGCAAGAATCAATGAAGAACTTGCAAAAGATGGAGAAAAGCATAAAATTCAGGATTTGGAAAAGGAAAATTTAAAATCCGAAGTTGAAAAAATTAATTTTGGAAAAGTGAAAAAATACGAAGAAATTGAGAAAATTGAAAGCAATTTAAATGTTGAAAATGAAGATAGTAAAATTGCAGAAAATACAAATTTTGACAATAAAGATAATAATTTAAATTTAGCAAATAAAAGCAATTTTGAAAATGAAAATTTGAAAGAAAATAAAACGAAAATTATTATTGAAAGACGAATTTTTCGAGATGGGGAAAATCTGGAAAGAATAATTGACACACGTGGACAATATGCAAAGACAGCAATAAAAGTTCTGAAAGTTTATCCTGAAAAAAATGTGACGCTGGTAGAATGTGAGCTGTTTACAGGCAGAACTCATCAAATTCGTGTCCATTTAAAATCCATTGGGCATACAATCGTTGGAGATGAGCTTTACGGAAACGGCTTAAATAAAGAACTTGGAATAAATAGACAATTTTTACACGCTTATAAGGTAAAATTTATACATCCTGCATTGAAGAAAGAAATAGAGCTGGAAATACCGATGTTTAAAGATATGAAGGAATTTCTGGAAAATAAATAA
- a CDS encoding iron chelate uptake ABC transporter family permease subunit, producing MPIKNLDKSSQMKKIIILMALSLLGMLLFILFGLTFDNMSFNLPRRALKVLAIAIVSFSIGYSSIVFQTITGNRILTPGIMGLDSLYMFIQTVVVYFFGSRQLAMMTDTFQFFFSGIIMVGASLLLYVFLFNGKMKNIYFLVLIGIIFGGFFNGLSNFMQMMLDPNEFLVLQGKMFASFSAINVKLIGVCLVLIIFCIISIIPDLKRLNVLSLGEDHAINLGINCKRLIRKQMIVISVLISVSTVLVGPVTFLGLLVASLAREVVKGYKHRIMIIIAFLIGNIALIYSLFIVERLLNFSATINVIIDFIGGIYFIYLITRNQA from the coding sequence ATGCCAATTAAAAATTTAGACAAAAGTAGTCAAATGAAAAAAATAATAATTTTAATGGCACTCTCTCTTTTAGGGATGTTGTTATTCATATTATTTGGATTAACTTTTGACAATATGAGCTTTAATTTACCAAGGCGGGCTTTAAAGGTTCTTGCGATTGCGATTGTAAGTTTTTCAATCGGATATTCTTCGATAGTGTTTCAAACGATAACTGGTAACAGGATTTTAACGCCGGGAATTATGGGGTTGGATTCGCTTTATATGTTTATTCAGACTGTTGTCGTGTATTTTTTTGGAAGTAGACAGCTTGCTATGATGACTGACACATTTCAATTTTTTTTTTCGGGAATTATAATGGTGGGAGCTTCTCTTCTATTATATGTATTTCTCTTTAACGGAAAAATGAAAAATATATATTTTCTAGTTTTGATTGGAATAATATTTGGTGGATTTTTCAATGGTCTTTCCAATTTTATGCAGATGATGCTAGACCCTAATGAATTTCTTGTATTACAAGGGAAAATGTTTGCAAGTTTCAGCGCAATTAATGTAAAACTGATTGGAGTATGCCTTGTTTTGATAATTTTTTGCATAATATCAATAATACCTGATTTGAAAAGGCTGAATGTTTTATCACTTGGAGAAGATCATGCTATTAATTTGGGAATTAATTGTAAAAGGCTGATAAGAAAACAGATGATTGTGATTTCAGTGTTAATATCGGTGTCAACTGTGCTTGTGGGTCCTGTAACATTTTTAGGACTTTTAGTGGCAAGTCTGGCACGGGAAGTTGTAAAAGGCTATAAACACAGAATAATGATAATAATCGCTTTTCTTATAGGAAATATAGCATTAATCTATAGCCTGTTCATAGTTGAAAGATTATTGAATTTTTCGGCGACAATAAATGTAATAATAGATTTTATTGGCGGAATTTACTTTATTTACCTTATTACAAGAAACCAGGCTTAA
- a CDS encoding sirohydrochlorin cobaltochelatase, whose translation MEKAVLVTSFGTSHKDTREKCLDSIENKVKAKYGSERVERAYTSGVIRQIVKKKEGIHIFDQNEGLEALKNKGYDEIVTMSLHILDGIEYAKLNDKYGKISKPLLVTDEDFRKVVNDEEFNSTEGNDAIVFMGHGSESSADSTYQRLQEEYVKAGKDNIFIATVEGQVTIEDVIQKLKGRGFSKILLKPFMIVAGDHAKNDMASDEEDSWKTILQNEGYEVTPVLKGMGEYKFIHNMFMDKLQEVY comes from the coding sequence ATGGAAAAAGCAGTTTTAGTAACGAGTTTCGGTACATCACATAAGGATACGAGAGAAAAATGCCTTGATTCGATTGAAAATAAGGTAAAAGCCAAATATGGAAGTGAAAGAGTAGAAAGAGCCTATACATCGGGAGTTATAAGACAAATAGTGAAAAAAAAAGAAGGAATTCACATATTTGATCAGAATGAAGGACTGGAGGCTTTGAAAAATAAAGGTTATGATGAGATTGTAACAATGTCGCTGCATATTCTAGATGGAATCGAATATGCAAAACTTAATGATAAATATGGAAAAATATCAAAACCGCTTTTAGTAACCGACGAAGATTTTCGAAAAGTTGTAAATGATGAAGAGTTTAACAGTACTGAAGGAAATGATGCCATCGTGTTTATGGGACATGGATCTGAAAGTTCTGCAGACAGTACATATCAACGGCTTCAAGAGGAATATGTAAAGGCTGGGAAAGATAATATTTTCATAGCTACTGTTGAAGGGCAAGTGACAATTGAAGATGTTATTCAAAAATTAAAAGGAAGAGGATTTAGCAAAATATTGTTAAAGCCATTTATGATAGTAGCTGGAGATCATGCCAAAAATGATATGGCTTCTGATGAGGAAGATTCGTGGAAGACAATTCTGCAAAATGAGGGCTATGAAGTAACACCTGTTCTAAAAGGAATGGGAGAATATAAATTTATACATAATATGTTTATGGATAAACTTCAGGAAGTCTATTAA
- a CDS encoding siderophore ABC transporter substrate-binding protein yields the protein MIKKTGKILVLIALSIIFIVGCSKSGNEKAGNGKQLTISTVKGDVKVPENPKKVAVFDYAALDVIGTLGVKPELALPASNVPEGLKQYAQGAVDAGDVKEPNLEKISEFKPDLIIISGRQTKFYDELSKIAPTIFLETDTKNFISSSNENAKKIASIFGKEKEADEQIAKINSEINDIKNIAKNYNKKALVTLTNDGKISAFGANSRFGFIFTDLGLKNIDDSIKASTHGQEINYEYIAEKNPDIIFYVDRTKIVGGSKAGADVLKNELVANTNAGKTNKVVALDAENWYLVSGGLATIQKQLEEIKTAITK from the coding sequence ATGATTAAAAAAACAGGAAAAATTTTGGTTTTAATAGCATTAAGCATTATATTTATTGTGGGATGTTCAAAATCTGGAAATGAAAAGGCTGGAAATGGAAAACAGCTGACTATTTCCACTGTGAAAGGCGATGTAAAAGTGCCTGAAAATCCTAAAAAGGTTGCTGTATTTGATTATGCGGCACTAGATGTGATAGGAACTTTAGGAGTAAAGCCTGAATTGGCACTACCCGCTTCAAATGTGCCAGAAGGATTGAAACAGTATGCGCAAGGTGCAGTTGACGCTGGAGACGTAAAAGAGCCAAATTTGGAAAAAATAAGTGAATTTAAGCCAGATTTGATAATAATAAGCGGAAGACAGACTAAATTTTACGATGAACTAAGTAAAATAGCCCCAACTATATTTTTAGAAACTGATACAAAAAACTTTATTTCAAGTTCAAACGAAAATGCTAAAAAAATAGCAAGTATTTTTGGAAAAGAAAAAGAAGCTGACGAACAGATAGCAAAAATTAATTCTGAAATAAATGATATAAAAAATATAGCAAAAAATTACAACAAAAAAGCACTAGTTACTTTGACAAATGATGGGAAAATAAGTGCTTTTGGTGCAAATTCAAGATTTGGATTTATTTTCACGGATTTAGGATTAAAAAATATTGATGACAGTATAAAGGCTTCTACACATGGACAGGAAATAAACTACGAATACATTGCTGAAAAGAATCCTGACATAATATTTTATGTTGACAGAACTAAAATTGTAGGAGGAAGTAAGGCGGGTGCAGATGTTCTGAAAAATGAACTAGTTGCCAATACTAACGCTGGAAAAACTAATAAGGTGGTAGCTTTAGATGCTGAAAACTGGTATCTTGTATCAGGAGGACTTGCTACAATTCAAAAACAGCTTGAAGAAATAAAGACAGCTATTACAAAGTAA
- a CDS encoding ABC transporter ATP-binding protein translates to MNLKILQGSMVMIKVDNIFKKYGEKEILSDVSLELPKKKIISFIGSNGVGKSTLLSIITRTLSRDSGNVVIENKNLEEWRTEELAKVLSILKQSNHLNIRLTVKELVSFGRYPYSKGKLTLEDEEKVEQAIEYMGLKNLENRFIDELSGGQRQMAYIAMVIAQDTEYIFLDEPLNNLDMKHSVQIMKILRNLVDEKGKTIIIVIHDINFVANYSDYIVALKDGKMVRHGNTEEIMKNEVLKDIYGMEIPIYEIENRKFCLYY, encoded by the coding sequence ATGAATTTGAAAATATTGCAAGGGAGCATGGTTATGATAAAAGTTGATAATATATTTAAAAAATACGGCGAAAAGGAAATACTATCGGATGTAAGTCTAGAATTGCCAAAGAAAAAAATAATATCTTTTATTGGAAGCAACGGCGTTGGTAAAAGTACACTTCTTTCCATAATAACAAGAACATTGTCAAGAGATTCAGGAAATGTGGTTATAGAAAATAAAAATTTAGAAGAATGGAGAACAGAGGAACTTGCAAAAGTGCTTTCAATTTTAAAGCAGTCAAATCATCTGAATATAAGGCTGACTGTAAAGGAACTGGTTAGTTTTGGAAGGTATCCTTATTCAAAAGGAAAACTTACTTTAGAAGATGAAGAAAAAGTAGAGCAGGCTATAGAATATATGGGACTGAAAAATTTGGAAAACAGATTTATTGACGAATTGAGCGGAGGGCAAAGGCAGATGGCATACATTGCGATGGTTATTGCTCAGGATACGGAATATATTTTTCTAGATGAACCTTTGAACAATTTGGATATGAAACATTCAGTACAAATAATGAAAATTTTGAGAAATCTTGTAGATGAAAAAGGAAAAACAATTATAATAGTAATACATGATATTAACTTTGTCGCAAACTATTCAGACTACATTGTGGCACTTAAAGATGGGAAAATGGTTAGACACGGGAATACAGAAGAAATTATGAAAAATGAAGTCCTAAAGGACATATACGGAATGGAGATACCAATTTATGAAATAGAAAACAGAAAATTCTGTTTGTATTATTAA
- a CDS encoding MATE family efflux transporter — MEESIKEKNSLADNKKMRFGTESIPKLLVSLAVPAIIANLVNALYNVVDQIFIGQKIGFLGNAATNVAFPLTTICLAIGLMTGVGAATNFNLELGRKRPKRAKSVAGTAVTMLLLGGIVLCILINIFLRPMLTAFGATNQIFDYAIEYTQITSLGIPFLLFAIGANPLVRADGNAFYSMLAIVVGSLVNTILDPLFMFGFDMGMDGAAWATVIGQFVSAVILALYFFKFKSVKFEVKDFKIKIREIGILFALGTSPFIFQCSALIIQIVTNNLLKIYGAKSIYGSEIPIAVAGIVMKINVIFIAIVLGLTQGAQPIAGFNYGAKKFKRVREILNLTLKVAFVISLVAFAIFQFFPVQIISIFGSGSELYFKYGTKYMRVFLFFIFLNGVQGAITMFLTSIGRAFQGAFLSLVRQIISLLPLLIILPYFMGVDGIMFAFPLADLAAFVVSVIVLRREMKKIPLENEED; from the coding sequence ATGGAAGAAAGTATAAAAGAAAAAAACAGCCTAGCAGATAACAAAAAAATGAGATTTGGCACAGAATCAATCCCAAAATTGCTAGTTTCACTTGCAGTGCCAGCAATTATCGCCAATCTTGTAAATGCGCTTTATAATGTTGTAGACCAGATTTTTATTGGACAAAAAATTGGATTTTTGGGAAATGCGGCTACAAATGTGGCTTTTCCACTTACGACAATTTGCCTTGCGATTGGGCTTATGACAGGAGTTGGAGCCGCGACTAACTTTAATCTGGAATTAGGGAGAAAACGTCCCAAAAGAGCAAAAAGTGTGGCTGGAACGGCAGTAACAATGCTGCTTTTAGGCGGAATTGTTTTGTGCATACTAATTAATATTTTTTTAAGACCGATGCTGACGGCATTTGGTGCTACAAATCAGATTTTTGATTATGCAATTGAATATACTCAAATTACATCTTTAGGAATACCATTTTTATTATTTGCAATAGGGGCAAATCCTTTGGTAAGAGCTGATGGAAATGCTTTTTATTCAATGCTTGCGATAGTTGTTGGATCACTTGTAAATACGATACTGGATCCGCTGTTTATGTTTGGATTTGATATGGGAATGGATGGTGCGGCTTGGGCAACTGTGATTGGGCAGTTTGTTTCGGCAGTTATTTTGGCTTTGTATTTTTTCAAGTTTAAAAGCGTAAAATTTGAGGTAAAGGATTTTAAGATAAAAATACGGGAAATAGGGATTTTATTTGCATTGGGAACATCGCCTTTTATTTTTCAATGTTCTGCTTTAATTATTCAAATTGTAACAAATAATCTGCTAAAGATATATGGGGCAAAATCCATTTATGGAAGTGAAATTCCAATTGCTGTTGCTGGAATCGTTATGAAAATAAATGTTATATTTATAGCAATTGTATTGGGACTGACACAGGGGGCGCAGCCTATCGCAGGATTTAATTATGGAGCGAAAAAATTTAAGAGAGTTCGGGAAATACTGAATTTGACGTTAAAAGTGGCATTTGTTATTTCATTAGTGGCATTTGCAATATTTCAATTTTTCCCAGTTCAGATAATTTCCATTTTTGGTAGCGGAAGTGAACTTTACTTTAAATATGGAACAAAATACATGCGGGTATTTCTATTTTTCATATTCCTAAACGGTGTGCAAGGTGCAATTACAATGTTTTTGACATCAATTGGAAGGGCATTTCAAGGGGCTTTTCTGTCACTTGTAAGACAAATTATATCACTGTTGCCGCTGCTTATAATTTTACCGTATTTTATGGGAGTTGACGGAATTATGTTCGCATTTCCATTGGCGGATTTGGCGGCATTTGTTGTATCGGTAATTGTTTTGAGAAGGGAAATGAAAAAAATACCTTTGGAAAATGAAGAAGATTAG
- the nikB gene encoding nickel ABC transporter permease has protein sequence MKNNKKLIKYLIQILVVLFGISFFTFCLMYISPGDPAQVMLTECGHLPTPELLAQTRAELGLDKPFYIQYWKWLFGVLQGDFGKSYSLRVPVIQKIGQAFIPTLSLSFMALFLMCVISIPTGILAAVKENKWQDYLIRMMTFMGMSVPSFWLGLVFLSIFGVQLRLVSVSGGNADFGSMILPALTIAIAMSAKYIRQIRHIFLEELNKSYVTGARMRGIKERDILWKHVLPNAMLPIITLLGLSLGSLLGGTAVVEIVYNWPGMGRMAVKAISAQDYPLIQSYVLIIAFLYLIVNIAVDISYKYLDARVEEVI, from the coding sequence ATGAAAAATAACAAAAAATTAATAAAATACTTGATACAAATATTAGTTGTGCTTTTCGGAATAAGTTTTTTTACATTCTGTCTAATGTATATTTCGCCAGGAGATCCTGCTCAAGTTATGCTTACAGAATGCGGACATCTTCCAACACCTGAGCTTTTAGCACAGACAAGAGCTGAACTTGGACTTGATAAGCCTTTTTACATCCAGTACTGGAAATGGCTATTTGGAGTTCTGCAAGGTGATTTTGGGAAATCCTATTCGTTAAGAGTTCCAGTAATTCAGAAGATAGGGCAGGCATTTATTCCTACATTGTCCCTTTCGTTTATGGCACTGTTTTTAATGTGTGTAATTTCAATACCGACTGGAATACTTGCAGCTGTAAAAGAAAATAAATGGCAGGATTATTTGATAAGAATGATGACGTTCATGGGAATGTCTGTGCCAAGTTTTTGGTTAGGGCTAGTATTTTTGAGTATATTTGGAGTACAGCTTAGACTCGTATCAGTTTCAGGTGGAAATGCTGATTTTGGTTCAATGATTTTACCTGCATTAACGATAGCGATAGCAATGTCTGCAAAATATATACGGCAAATAAGGCACATATTTCTTGAAGAGTTAAACAAAAGTTATGTAACAGGAGCTAGAATGAGGGGAATAAAAGAACGTGATATTTTGTGGAAACATGTATTGCCTAATGCAATGCTACCTATAATAACGCTTCTAGGACTTTCATTAGGAAGCCTTCTGGGAGGAACTGCAGTTGTAGAAATAGTTTATAATTGGCCAGGAATGGGAAGAATGGCAGTAAAAGCAATATCAGCTCAGGATTATCCGTTAATTCAGTCTTATGTGCTAATAATTGCATTCTTGTACTTGATAGTAAATATCGCAGTTGATATTTCGTATAAATATCTAGATGCAAGAGTTGAGGAGGTAATTTAA